The genomic region GGCGCGTGCCGCGGCCCACACCCCGGCGTCGCCCCTCCGGACCGGATCGTCGCAGGTCCGGACCCCGTCGTCGCCCGTGCGGACCGGGTCGTCGCTCACCCGAGTTGAGTTGTCGTCCACGGGCCCAGTGAACCGGACGGTCCCGACGGTCCGTACTCGGGGACGGTTGGCGTGAGCGGCGACGAGGCCGCCCGTACGGCGAAGGGACGTGGCGGTGGTGCCGGAAACCGTGGAGTCGGTGTTCACGAGCGTGGTCGCCCGGAACCCGGGTGAGCCCGAGTTCCACCAGGCGGTGCGGGAGGTGCTGGAGAGTATCGGCCCGGCGCTGGCCCGGCACCCGGAGTACGCGCACGCGCGGATCATCGAGCGGATCTGCGAGCCGGAGCGGCAGGTCATCTTCCGGGTGCCCTGGGAGGACGACCGCGGGCAGGTGCGGGTGAACCGGGGATTCCGGGTGGAGTTCAACAGCGCCCTGGGTCCGTTCAAGGGCGGGTTGCGTTTCCACCCCTCGGTCTACCTGGGCATCGTGAAGTTCCTCGGCTTCGAGCAAATCTTCAAGAACGCGCTGACCGGCCTGCCCATCGGAGCGGGCAAGGGCGGTGCCGACTTCGACCCGAAGGGTCGCTCGGACCGGGAGGTCATGCGCTTCTGCCAGAGCTTCATGACCGAGCTGCACCGGCACATCGGCGCGCAGACCGACGTGCCGGCGGGTGACATCGGCGTCGGTGGGCGGGAGATCGGCTACCTGTTCGGCCAATACAAGCGGATCACCAACCGGTACGAGGCGGGTGTGCTGACCGGCAAGGGGCTGGCGTACGGGGGTGCGCAGGTGCGGCGGGAGGCGACCGGATACGGGGCGGTCTTCTTCGCCGAGGAGATGCTCCGGCAGACCGGCGACAGCCTGGACGGCAAGCGGGTGGTGGTGTCGGGATCGGGCAACGTGGCGATCTACGCGATCGAGAAGGTGCACCAGCTCGGGGGCACGGTGGTGGCGTGCTCGGACTCGTCCGGCTACGTGCTGGACGAGAAGGGCGTCGACCTCGCGCTGCTGCGCGAGCTGAAGGAGGAGCGGCGGGCCCGGCTCGACGACTACGCGCGGCACGTGCCGCACGCGGTCGCGGTCTCCGGTCGTACCGTCTGGGAGGTGCCCTGCGACCTGGCCCTGCCGTGCGCGACGCAGAACGAGATCGGCGGCGCGGAGGCCGCGGCGCTGGTCGCCGGCGGCTGCGGCGCGGTGGTGGAGGGGGCGAACATGCCGACCACGCCGGAGGCGGTGCGCATCCTCGGGCGGGCCGGGGTGCGGTTCGCGCCGGGCAAGGCGGCCAACGCGGGCGGGGTGGCGGTGAGCGCCCTGGAGATGCAGCAGAACGCCAGCCGGGACTCGTGGTCGTTCGCCGAGTCGGAGCAGCGGCTGCGGGAGACCATGCGCGACATCCACGGTCGCTGCTGGGCCACCGCCGAGGAGTACGGCCTGCCGGGCGACTACGTGGCCGGGGCCAACATCAACGGGTTCCGCCGGGTGGCCGAGGCGATGCTGGCGCACGGGTTGGTCTGAGTGGTCGGTCGGCCGGATGGCTGGTCGGCTGGTCAGCAGGCCATTGACAGCGCTCGACGTCGGTCCTAGGTTCAGGGCGCTACCGGCCGGTAGGCATCCGTCCCGCCTGGTCGCCTGGTGGGCGACACCGTCCGAGGGGGAGAACGATGCTGTCCTCGTCCGCCCGCAGCCTCCGCCGCCTGCTCGCCGTCGCCACGACCCTGACCGTCGCGGTCGGGCTTGCCGGCTCCGCGCCAGCCACCGCCGGCCGCGACCACGACGGTACGCGGCCACTGCCCGGCTACACGATCGAGAACCCGCCGCTGGCCCCGCTCGTGATCGGCGGTAAGC from Micromonospora sp. WMMD812 harbors:
- the gdhA gene encoding NADP-specific glutamate dehydrogenase; this translates as MPETVESVFTSVVARNPGEPEFHQAVREVLESIGPALARHPEYAHARIIERICEPERQVIFRVPWEDDRGQVRVNRGFRVEFNSALGPFKGGLRFHPSVYLGIVKFLGFEQIFKNALTGLPIGAGKGGADFDPKGRSDREVMRFCQSFMTELHRHIGAQTDVPAGDIGVGGREIGYLFGQYKRITNRYEAGVLTGKGLAYGGAQVRREATGYGAVFFAEEMLRQTGDSLDGKRVVVSGSGNVAIYAIEKVHQLGGTVVACSDSSGYVLDEKGVDLALLRELKEERRARLDDYARHVPHAVAVSGRTVWEVPCDLALPCATQNEIGGAEAAALVAGGCGAVVEGANMPTTPEAVRILGRAGVRFAPGKAANAGGVAVSALEMQQNASRDSWSFAESEQRLRETMRDIHGRCWATAEEYGLPGDYVAGANINGFRRVAEAMLAHGLV